From a region of the Saccharomyces paradoxus chromosome IV, complete sequence genome:
- the HEM12 gene encoding uroporphyrinogen decarboxylase HEM12 (Uroporphyrinogen decarboxylase~similar to YDR047W), which produces MGKFPAPKNDLILRAAKGEKVERPPCWIMRQAGRYLPEYHEVKNNRDFFQTCRDAEIASEITIQPVRRYRGLIDAAIIFSDILVIPQAMGMRVEMLEGKGPHFPEPLRNPEDLQAVLDYKVDVLKELDWAFKAITMTRIKLDGEVPLFGFCGGPWTLMVYMTEGGGSRLFRFAKQWINMYPELSHNLLQKITDVAVEFLSQQVVAGAQILQVFESWGGELSSVDFDEFSLPYLRQIAERVPKRLQELGILEHIPMIVFAKGSWYALDKLCDSGFDVVSLDWSWDPREAVKVNNNRVTLQGNLDPGVMYGSKEVITKKVKQMIEAFGGGKSRYIVNFGHGTHPFMDPDVIKFFLEECHRIGSL; this is translated from the coding sequence ATGGGTAAGTTTCCAGCTCCAAAAAACGATTTGATATTGAGAGCCGCAAAGGGTGAAAAAGTCGAGAGACCGCCATGCTGGATTATGCGCCAAGCAGGCCGTTACCTGCCTGAATATCAtgaagtgaaaaataaccgtgatttctttcaaacttgTAGGGATGCGGAAATCGCTTCTGAGATTACTATCCAGCCCGTGAGACGCTATAGGGGCCTCATTGATGCTGCTATTATTTTCAGTGATATTTTAGTTATTCCGCAAGCCATGGGTATGAGGGTTGAAATGCTTGAAGGTAAAGGTCCACATTTCCCAGAACCTTTAAGAAATCCGGAAGACCTCCAGGCCGTGTTGGACTACAAGGTTGACGTTTTGAAAGAGTTAGATTGGGCTTTTAAGGCAATCACTATGACAAGGATCAAGTTAGATGGTGAGGTGCCCTTATTTGGCTTTTGCGGGGGGCCCTGGACCCTAATGGTTTATATGACGGAAGGCGGCGGATCACGTCTTTTCAGATTTGCCAAACAGTGGATTAACATGTATCCAGAGCTCTCTCATAATttattacaaaaaattactgATGTTGCCGTGGAGTTTTTGAGTCAGCAAGTGGTGGCGGGTGCTCAAATATTACAAGTTTTTGAGAGTTGGGGTGGCGAACTTTCGTCTGTggattttgatgaattctCCCTACCATACCTAAGGCAGATTGCTGAAAGAGTACCTAAGAGATTGCAAGAATTGGGCATTTTGGAACACATTCCTATGATAGTTTTTGCAAAAGGGTCATGGTATGCGTTAGACAAGCTATGCGATTCAGGATTTGATGTTGTTTCTTTGGACTGGTCCTGGGACCCAAGGGAAGCAGTGAAGGTAAACAACAATCGTGTCACCTTGCAAGGCAACCTTGATCCTGGTGTCATGTATGGTTCTAAAGAGGTAATAACGAAGAAAGTTAAACAAATGATTGAGGCTTTTGGGGGTGGAAAGTCCCGCTACATCGTTAACTTTGGTCACGGTACCCACCCTTTTATGGATCCAGACGTCATCAAGTTTTTCTTGGAGGAGTGCCATAGAATTGGTTCGCTGTAG
- the BAP3 gene encoding amino acid transporter BAP3 (Amino acid permease~similar to YDR046C): MPDPIVTSSKMEKTAEFEVTDSALYNNFNTSTTASLTPEVKEHSEESRDGLVHRFVNSFRRAESQRLEEDNDLEDGTRSMKSNNHLKKSMKSRHVVMMSLGTGIGTGLLVANAKGLSLAGPGSLVIGYVMVSFVTYFMVQAAGEMGVTYPTLPGNFNAYNSIFISKSFGFATTWLFCIQWLTVLPLELITSSMTVKYWNDTINADVFIVIFYVFLLFIHFFGVKAYGETEFIFNSCKILMVAGFIILSVVINCGGAGVDGYIGGKYWRDPGSFADGNGATRFKGICFILVTAYFSFGGIELFVLSINEQSNPRKSTPVAAKRSVYRILIIYLLTMILIGFNVPHNNDQLMGSGGSATHASPYVLAASIHKVRVVPHIINAVILISVISVANSALYAAPRLMCSLAQQGYAPKFLNYIDREGRPLRALVVCSLVGVIGFVACSPQEEQAFTWLAAIAGLSELFTWSGIMLSHIRFRRAMKVQGRSLDEVGYKANTGIWGSYYGVFFNILVFMAQFWVALSPLGNGGKCDAQAFFESYLAAPLWIFMYVGYMVYKRDFTFLNPLDKIDLDFHRRVYDPEIMRQEDEENKERLKNSSIFFRIYKFWC, from the coding sequence ATGCCAGATCCTATAGTAACGTCTTctaaaatggaaaaaactGCCGAGTTCGAAGTAACAGACTCGGCTTTATATAATAACTTCAATACATCAACCACAGCTTCATTAACCCCGGAAGTTAAGGAGCATTCTGAGGAATCTCGCGATGGGTTGGTTCACAGATTTGTCAATTCATTCAGAAGAGCCGAAAGCCAACGTTTAGAAGAAGACAATGACTTAGAGGATGGTACCAGGTCGATGAAATCCAACAACCATCTGAAAAAGTCAATGAAATCTAGACATGTCGTGATGATGTCTCTAGGTACAGGGATAGGAACAGGTCTTCTGGTTGCCAACGCCAAGGGTTTGAGTCTTGCTGGCCCAGGTTCTTTGGTCATCGGCTACGTTATGGTCTCGTTCGTCACGTATTTTATGGTCCAAGCGGCTGGTGAAATGGGCGTCACTTATCCAACGCTTCCAGGTAACTTTAACGCATAcaattccatttttatttcaaagTCATTTGGGTTTGCCACTACTTGGTTATTTTGCATTCAGTGGTTAACTGTGCTACCGTTAGAATTGATTACTTCTTCCATGACCGTCAAGTACTGGAACGACACAATCAATGCCGATGTATTCATTGTCAtcttttatgtttttttattgtttatcCACTTTTTTGGCGTCAAGGCATATGGTGAAACGGAATTCATCTTTAATTCTTGTAAGATTCTGATGGTTGCAGGCTTTATCATTTTATCAGTCGTTATCAATTGTGGGGGGGCTGGTGTGGACGGCTATATTGGCGGTAAATATTGGCGCGACCCTGGTTCATTTGCAGACGGTAACGGTGCTACTCGTTTCAAAGGTATATGTTTCATTCTTGTGACTGCATATTTCTCCTTCGGTGGTATTGAattatttgttctttccATCAACGAGCAGTCCAACCCTAGAAAATCCACTCCTGTGGCTGCCAAAAGAAGTGTGTATCGTATCCTAATCATTTATTTGTTGACAATGATACTAATCGGCTTCAACGTTCCTCACAATAACGACCAGTTGATGGGCTCTGGAGGGTCAGCGACGCATGCTTCACCATATGTCTTGGCAGCCTCTATTCACAAAGTTAGGGTCGTGCCCCATATCATTAATGCAGTTATTTTGATATCGGTCATTTCTGTTGCAAATTCTGCTCTCTATGCTGCACCAAGATTAATGTGTTCCTTGGCTCAACAGGGCTATGctccaaaatttttgaactaTATTGACAGAGAGGGAAGACCTTTACGAGCCTTAGTGGTGTGCTCTCTTGTTGGTGTCATTGGCTTCGTCGCCTGCTCTCCACAAGAAGAGCAAGCGTTCACATGGTTGGCAGCTATTGCAGGGTTGAGTGAACTTTTCACATGGTCCGGTATTATGCTTTCACACATTCGTTTCAGGAGAGCCATGAAAGTTCAAGGAAGGTCACTTGATGAAGTTGGCTATAAGGCCAATACCGGTATATGGGGTTCATACTATGgagtttttttcaatattcttGTCTTTATGGCCCAGTTTTGGGTAGCACTGTCTCCACTAGGCAATGGCGGCAAGTGTGATGCTCAAGCATTCTTCGAAAGTTATTTGGCTGCCCCGCTATGGATATTCATGTATGTTGGGTATATGGTTTACAAGAGAGATTTCACCTTTTTAAACCCACTGGATAAAATTGACTTGGATTTCCATAGAAGAGTTTACGATCCTGAAATAATGAGGCAAGAGGacgaagaaaacaaagaaagactAAAAAACTCTTCAATATTCTTCAGAATCTACAAGTTTTGGTGTTAG
- the HEM13 gene encoding coproporphyrinogen oxidase (Coproporphyrinogen III oxidase~similar to YDR044W), with protein sequence MPAPQDPRNLPIRQQMEALIRRKQAEITQGLESIDTVKFHADTWTRGNDGGGGTSMVIQNGTTFEKGGVNVSVVYGQLSPAAVSAMKADHKNLSLPEDPKTGLPVTDGVKFFACGLSMVIHPVNPHAPTTHLNYRYFETWNQDGTPQTWWFGGGADLTPSYLYEEDGQLFHQLHKDALDKHDTALYPRFKKWCDEYFYITHRKETRGIGGIFFDDYDERDPQEILKMVEDCFDAFLPSYLTIVKRRKDMPYTKEEQQWQAIRRGRYVEFNLIYDRGTQFGLRTPGSRVESILMSLPEHASWLYNHHPAPGSREAKLLEVTTKPREWVK encoded by the coding sequence ATGCCTGCCCCTCAAGATCCAAGGAATCTTCCAATCAGACAACAAATGGAAGCTCTTATCCGTCGTAAACAAGCGGAAATCACGCAAGGTTTGGAATCTATCGATACAGTTAAGTTCCATGCTGATACTTGGACCCGTGGTAACgatggtggtggtggtacTTCTATGGTTATTCAGAACGGTACTACTTTCGAAAAAGGTGGTGTTAATGTGTCCGTTGTTTACGGCCAATTGAGCCCAGCAGCCGTTTCAGCCATGAAGGCGGATCACAAGAACCTAAGTCTACCAGAAGACCCAAAGACTGGTTTACCAGTTACCGACGGTGTCAAATTCTTTGCTTGTGGTTTAAGTATGGTTATTCACCCTGTTAACCCACACGCTCCAACCACACACTTGAACTACCGTTACTTTGAAACCTGGAACCAAGACGGAACTCCACAAACTTGGTGGTttggtggtggtgctgATTTGACGCCTTCCTACTTATACGAAGAAGATGGTCAACTATTCCATCAATTGCACAAAGATGCCTTGGATAAGCACGACACTGCTTTGTACCCAcgtttcaaaaaatggtgTGATGAGTACTTCTACATTACCCACCGTAAGGAAACTCGTGGTATTGGTGGTATCTTCTTTGACGATTATGATGAGCGTGATCCACAAGAAATATTGAAGATGGTTGAAGATTGTTTCGATGCCTTCTTACCATCTTACTTAACCATTGTTAAGAGAAGAAAGGATATGCCATATacaaaggaagaacaaCAATGGCAAGCCATTAGACGTGGTAGATACGTTGAATTCAACTTAATCTACGACAGAGGTACTCAATTCGGTTTAAGAACCCCAGGCTCTAGAGTTGAATCAATTTTGATGAGTTTACCTGAACATGCCTCCTGGTTATACAACCACCACCCTGCTCCTGGTTCCAGAGAAGCTAAGTTACTAGAGGTTACCACCAAACCAAGGGAGTGGGTTAAATAG
- the RPC11 gene encoding DNA-directed RNA polymerase III core subunit RPC11 (RNA polymerase III subunit C11~similar to YDR045C) — protein MLSFCPSCNNMLLITSGDSGVYTLACRSCPYEFPIEGIEIYDRKKLPRKEVDDVLGGGWDNVDQTKTQCPNYDTCGGESAYFFQLQIRSADEPMTTFYKCVNCGHRWKEN, from the coding sequence ATGCTTTCGTTTTGTCCTTCGTGTAACAATATGCTACTAATAACGAGTGGCGATAGCGGTGTATATACATTGGCATGCCGTTCATGTCCATATGAGTTTCCTATAGAAGGTATAGAAATCTATGATAGGAAGAAACTGCCAAGAAAGGAAGTTGATGATGTTCTTGGTGGTGGTTGGGACAATGTGGATCAAACCAAAACCCAATGTCCTAATTATGATACTTGTGGTGGTGAGAGCGCTTACTTCTTTCAATTACAAATCAGGTCAGCTGATGAACCGATGACTACCTTTTATAAGTGTGTGAACTGTGGTCATagatggaaagaaaattaa